In Armatimonadota bacterium, a single genomic region encodes these proteins:
- the pucD gene encoding xanthine dehydrogenase subunit D — protein sequence MSVRTVTRTRGVVGESARRVDGVPKVKGEFLFGSDLWAEGMLYGHTVRSPHAHARIRRIDVSAALATPGVHAVLLADDVPGRKTFGLEFADQPVLAWDRVRYVGEAVAVLAADDPETARRAAERVVVEYELLPAVTDMEEALRPDVPRLHDFGNVLRHLRIVHGDPDAAAEVWVEGYYETGMQDQAFLGPEAGLAVPAGDGGVDLYVATQWLHVDQEQIAPCLGLPKEKVRLYLAGVGGAFGAREDLSMHIHACLLALRTGRPVKIAYGREESFYGHVHRHPARIWMRTGAARDGRLVCVRARILLDGGAYASSSAAVIANAATFAAGPYEVPNALIEGTCVYTNNPPCGAMRGFGAVQACFAYEAQMDRLARALGIDPVELRRRNALRPGSVLPTGQVVRGSAPVREVIDRCAAVPLPPEEPPAGRNPLAYPGGAGNVSRGERLRRGVGFAVGYKNLAYSGGFDDAAEARVRLFAGPAGPVVEVHSAAAEVGQGVHTVLAQIARTELGVEQVVIRQPDTAVGSAGSSSASRQTMMSGGAVQLAAQAVRDALLERVRRHAAAQGRALREPLTLAGGLVLADGEPVGAIADFLAEPIEATRTFHHRRTTPLDARGQGDVHVAFAFAAQRAVVEVDEELGLVRVVQIATAQDVGRAIHPQHVFGQIEGGTAQGLGLALMEELQLRDGRILNPSFTDYLIPTILDMPPVVSMLVEEPEPGFPYGAKGVGEPSTVVSTAAIVAALRDATGRELNRVPVRPDDLVGLAPPVRPRAGWPPAPDVPGPEPVPHYYGLSTGQAVLGGTVGKAP from the coding sequence ATGAGCGTCCGCACCGTGACCCGCACTCGCGGCGTCGTCGGCGAGAGCGCCCGCCGCGTCGACGGGGTCCCCAAGGTCAAGGGGGAGTTTCTCTTCGGCAGCGACCTGTGGGCCGAGGGGATGCTCTACGGCCACACCGTGCGCAGCCCCCACGCGCACGCCCGCATCCGCCGCATCGACGTCTCCGCCGCCCTGGCCACCCCCGGCGTCCACGCGGTCCTCCTGGCCGACGACGTCCCCGGGCGGAAGACCTTCGGGCTGGAGTTCGCCGACCAGCCGGTGCTGGCGTGGGACCGGGTGCGCTACGTGGGCGAGGCGGTGGCGGTGCTGGCGGCGGACGACCCGGAGACGGCCCGCCGCGCCGCCGAGCGGGTGGTCGTGGAGTACGAGCTCCTGCCGGCGGTGACCGACATGGAGGAGGCGCTGCGCCCCGACGTGCCGCGCCTGCACGACTTCGGGAACGTGCTGCGCCACCTGCGCATCGTCCACGGCGACCCCGACGCCGCGGCCGAGGTGTGGGTGGAGGGCTACTACGAGACCGGGATGCAGGACCAGGCCTTCCTCGGGCCCGAGGCCGGCCTGGCCGTGCCCGCCGGCGACGGCGGCGTCGACCTGTACGTGGCCACGCAGTGGCTGCACGTCGACCAGGAGCAGATCGCGCCGTGCCTGGGCCTGCCCAAGGAGAAGGTGCGCCTCTACCTGGCAGGGGTCGGCGGGGCCTTCGGCGCCCGCGAGGACCTCTCCATGCACATCCACGCCTGCCTGCTGGCGCTGCGCACCGGCCGCCCGGTGAAGATCGCCTACGGGCGGGAGGAGTCCTTCTACGGCCACGTCCACCGCCACCCCGCGCGCATCTGGATGCGCACCGGGGCGGCGCGCGACGGCCGGCTGGTGTGCGTGCGGGCGCGCATCCTGCTCGACGGCGGCGCCTACGCCTCGTCGTCGGCGGCGGTCATCGCCAACGCCGCCACCTTTGCGGCCGGGCCCTACGAGGTGCCCAACGCCCTCATCGAGGGGACGTGCGTCTACACCAACAACCCGCCCTGCGGGGCGATGCGCGGCTTCGGCGCGGTGCAGGCGTGCTTCGCTTACGAGGCGCAGATGGACCGCCTGGCCCGGGCCCTGGGGATCGACCCGGTGGAGCTGCGGCGGCGCAACGCCCTGCGCCCGGGGTCGGTGCTGCCCACGGGGCAGGTGGTCCGGGGGAGCGCCCCCGTGCGCGAGGTCATCGACCGCTGCGCCGCCGTCCCGCTCCCGCCCGAGGAACCCCCCGCCGGGCGGAACCCGCTCGCCTACCCCGGCGGCGCCGGCAACGTCTCCCGCGGCGAGCGCCTGCGCCGCGGGGTGGGGTTCGCCGTCGGCTACAAGAACCTGGCCTACAGCGGCGGCTTCGACGACGCGGCCGAGGCGCGCGTGCGCCTCTTCGCCGGCCCGGCCGGTCCGGTGGTGGAGGTGCACAGCGCTGCGGCGGAGGTCGGCCAGGGGGTGCACACGGTGCTGGCCCAGATCGCCCGCACCGAGCTGGGCGTGGAGCAGGTGGTGATCCGCCAGCCCGACACGGCCGTGGGGTCGGCCGGGTCGAGCTCGGCGTCCCGTCAGACGATGATGTCCGGCGGGGCGGTGCAGCTGGCCGCCCAGGCCGTGCGCGACGCCCTGCTGGAGCGGGTCCGCCGCCACGCCGCCGCGCAGGGGCGGGCGCTGCGCGAGCCGCTCACGCTGGCCGGCGGACTGGTTCTCGCGGACGGCGAGCCGGTGGGGGCCATCGCCGACTTCCTGGCCGAGCCCATCGAGGCCACCAGGACCTTCCACCACCGGCGCACCACGCCGCTCGACGCCCGCGGGCAGGGGGACGTCCACGTCGCCTTCGCCTTCGCCGCGCAGCGGGCCGTGGTGGAGGTGGACGAGGAGCTGGGGCTCGTGCGCGTCGTCCAGATCGCCACCGCGCAGGACGTGGGGCGGGCCATCCACCCGCAGCACGTCTTCGGGCAGATCGAGGGCGGCACCGCCCAGGGCCTCGGCCTGGCGCTGATGGAGGAGCTGCAGCTGCGGGACGGCCGCATCCTCAACCCCTCCTTCACCGACTACCTGATCCCCACGATCCTGGACATGCCCCCGGTGGTCTCCATGCTGGTCGAGGAGCCGGAGCCCGGATTCCCGTACGGGGCGAAGGGCGTGGGGGAGCCGTCGACCGTGGTCTCCACCGCCGCCATCGTGGCCGCGCTGCGCGATGCCACGGGGCGCGAGCTGAACCGCGTGCCGGTGCGCCCGGACGACCTGGTCGGACTCGCCCCGCCGGTGCGCCCGCGTGCCGGCTGGCCGCCGGCCCCCGATGTCCCCGGGCCGGAGCCGGTGCCGCACTACTACGGCCTCTCCACCGGGCAGGCGGTGCTGGGGGGGACGGTGGGGAAGGCCCCCTGA
- a CDS encoding phosphosulfolactate synthase — protein sequence MSAIEPSERAFAFIRLNERGRKPRTRGVTEIRGPYYTPMGRRYLEDILETMGAWVDSLKFAGGSFALMPRDRLVELIELCHRYDVQVSTGGFIERVLLQGPDAVDRYVEEVRAVGFDILELSTGFITLPTDDVVRLIERVQQAGLKPKPEVGIQFGAGGASAVEALEAEGTRDVEWAIAQARRYLEAGAWMIMVESEGITENVRTWRTDVVAKLINALGLERVMFEAADPPVFEWYIRHYGPEVNLFVDHSQIVELECMRSGLWGTARVWGRVLTYKE from the coding sequence ATGAGCGCCATCGAGCCATCCGAGCGGGCGTTCGCGTTCATCCGGCTCAACGAGCGGGGCCGCAAGCCCCGGACACGCGGCGTCACCGAGATCCGCGGCCCCTACTACACGCCCATGGGCCGGCGGTATCTCGAGGACATCCTGGAGACGATGGGCGCCTGGGTGGACAGCCTCAAGTTCGCCGGCGGGTCGTTCGCCCTCATGCCGCGCGACCGGCTGGTGGAGCTCATCGAGCTCTGCCACCGCTACGACGTCCAGGTCTCCACGGGCGGCTTCATCGAACGCGTGCTCCTCCAGGGGCCGGACGCGGTCGACCGCTACGTCGAGGAGGTCCGGGCGGTCGGGTTCGACATCCTGGAGCTCTCCACCGGCTTCATCACGCTGCCCACCGACGACGTCGTGCGCCTGATCGAGCGGGTGCAGCAGGCCGGCCTCAAACCGAAACCGGAGGTGGGCATCCAGTTCGGGGCCGGCGGCGCCAGCGCCGTCGAGGCCCTCGAGGCCGAGGGCACGCGCGACGTGGAGTGGGCCATCGCGCAGGCCCGACGGTACCTGGAGGCCGGGGCCTGGATGATCATGGTCGAGTCGGAGGGGATCACCGAGAACGTCCGGACCTGGCGCACCGACGTGGTGGCGAAGCTGATCAACGCGCTGGGGCTGGAGCGGGTGATGTTCGAGGCCGCCGACCCGCCGGTCTTCGAATGGTACATCAGGCACTACGGCCCGGAGGTCAACCTCTTCGTCGACCACAGCCAGATCGTGGAGCTCGAGTGCATGCGCTCCGGCCTCTGGGGCACCGCGCGGGTGTGGGGCCGGGTACTGACGTACAAGGAGTAG
- a CDS encoding MmgE/PrpD family protein, which translates to MTMVEHLAAFAVRASDEDLSAAAREQLKLRVLDALGCAIGALDGTPLRALRGHLEAFGGRPLASLIGGGRTAPDRAALYNGALVRYLDFNDSFLAPGETCHPSDNLGAVLAAAESADASGRDLLAALAVAYQVQCRLSEVAPVRARGFDHVTQGAYAAAAGVARALGLDAARAAHGIAISGTAFNALRVTRTGRLSHWKGLAYPNAAFGATHAVFLAMRGITGPLEVFEGTKGFMDAIAGRFSLDWSREDLEAVRRTVVKKYNAEIHAQSALEGLLELRAAAGFGGEEIERIELDTFDVAFHIIGGGAEGDKYEVRTKEEADHSLPYMLAVAALDGALGPEQYTPERIERQDVQALLRRVVVQPDEALSRRFPAEMPARLRVVLRDGRVLSVEKRDYEGFHTRPMPWAGVVEKFERLAAPFTDARQRRAVVEAVAGLEGITVRELTRLLEAIGQEGRR; encoded by the coding sequence ATGACAATGGTGGAGCACCTGGCCGCCTTCGCCGTGCGGGCCAGCGACGAGGATCTCTCGGCGGCAGCCCGGGAGCAGCTCAAGCTCCGGGTGCTCGACGCGCTCGGCTGCGCCATCGGCGCGCTGGACGGCACGCCCCTCCGCGCCCTGCGCGGGCACCTGGAGGCGTTCGGCGGCCGCCCGCTGGCGTCCCTCATCGGCGGGGGGCGCACCGCGCCGGACCGCGCCGCGCTCTACAACGGGGCCCTGGTGCGCTACCTGGACTTCAACGACAGCTTCCTGGCCCCCGGCGAGACCTGCCATCCCAGCGACAACCTGGGCGCCGTGCTGGCGGCCGCCGAGTCCGCCGATGCCAGCGGCCGCGACCTGCTGGCGGCGCTGGCCGTCGCCTACCAGGTGCAGTGCCGGCTCTCCGAGGTCGCCCCGGTGCGGGCCCGGGGGTTCGACCACGTGACCCAGGGGGCCTACGCGGCGGCCGCGGGCGTCGCCCGGGCGCTGGGACTGGACGCGGCGCGCGCGGCGCACGGCATCGCCATCAGCGGCACGGCCTTCAACGCGCTCCGGGTCACGCGCACCGGCCGGCTCTCCCACTGGAAGGGGCTGGCGTACCCCAACGCCGCCTTCGGGGCCACGCATGCGGTCTTCCTGGCCATGCGCGGGATCACCGGGCCGCTGGAGGTCTTCGAGGGCACCAAGGGCTTCATGGACGCCATCGCCGGGCGGTTCAGCCTGGACTGGAGCCGGGAGGACCTCGAGGCCGTGCGCCGCACCGTCGTGAAGAAGTACAATGCGGAGATTCACGCCCAGTCGGCCCTCGAAGGGTTGCTGGAGCTCAGGGCCGCGGCGGGGTTCGGCGGCGAGGAGATCGAGCGGATCGAGCTCGACACCTTCGACGTCGCCTTTCACATCATCGGCGGCGGTGCGGAAGGGGACAAGTACGAGGTCCGGACCAAGGAGGAGGCCGACCACAGCCTGCCCTACATGCTGGCCGTGGCCGCCCTGGACGGCGCCCTCGGCCCGGAGCAGTACACCCCCGAGCGGATCGAGCGCCAGGACGTGCAGGCCCTGCTGCGCCGGGTCGTGGTCCAACCGGACGAGGCGCTCAGCCGGCGCTTCCCGGCCGAGATGCCGGCGCGGCTGCGCGTCGTGCTCCGCGACGGGCGGGTGCTCTCGGTGGAGAAGCGGGACTACGAAGGGTTCCACACCCGCCCGATGCCGTGGGCGGGGGTGGTGGAGAAGTTCGAGCGGCTGGCCGCACCCTTCACCGACGCCAGACAGCGGCGGGCGGTGGTGGAGGCGGTGGCCGGACTGGAGGGGATCACCGTGCGCGAGCTGACGCGGCTCCTGGAAGCGATCGGCCAGGAGGGGAGACGATGA